A region of Calditrichota bacterium DNA encodes the following proteins:
- a CDS encoding aspartate carbamoyltransferase catalytic subunit → MPDSAPRDSRELRHMLGLDGLAPAIMTEILDTAGTFLEVLDRPIPKVPSLRGVTVANLFFENSTRTRLSFELAEKRLSADTVSFSAAGSSVSKGETLLDTVRNIEAMKVDAVVIRHGASGVPHFLSQRIDAAVINAGDGTHEHPTQGLLDIFTLRKECGRIEGLKVLILGDIAHSRVARSNIFGLTALGAEVKVCGPATLIPRNVESLGVEVASDLDEGLKWCDAVNVLRLQLERMNQGLIPSLRDYQRQFGLTREHLERADREIVVLHPGPMNRGVEIDSDVADGPFSVILEQVTHGVAVRMAVLFMILGHEREEGRG, encoded by the coding sequence ATGCCTGATTCAGCCCCTCGTGACTCGCGCGAATTGCGGCATATGCTCGGACTCGATGGTCTGGCACCCGCAATTATGACTGAGATACTCGATACCGCGGGAACATTCCTTGAAGTCCTCGACCGCCCCATCCCCAAGGTTCCGTCGCTGCGCGGAGTAACCGTCGCCAACCTCTTCTTTGAAAACTCGACCCGTACCCGTCTCTCATTTGAACTGGCCGAAAAGCGACTCTCGGCGGACACAGTCAGCTTTTCAGCAGCAGGCTCTTCGGTATCCAAGGGCGAAACGCTGCTCGACACAGTGCGCAACATCGAAGCAATGAAGGTCGATGCTGTAGTGATACGACATGGCGCATCCGGAGTGCCGCATTTCCTTTCGCAACGCATCGACGCTGCGGTTATAAATGCCGGCGACGGCACCCATGAGCACCCCACCCAAGGACTGCTCGATATTTTCACCTTGCGTAAGGAATGCGGACGGATAGAGGGATTGAAAGTCTTGATATTGGGCGACATCGCCCATAGTCGCGTAGCCCGCTCGAACATCTTCGGACTGACTGCCCTCGGCGCCGAGGTGAAAGTCTGCGGTCCGGCAACGCTCATCCCCCGCAACGTGGAGTCGCTTGGTGTTGAAGTCGCATCAGATCTCGATGAAGGACTGAAGTGGTGCGATGCAGTTAACGTCCTGCGACTGCAACTGGAGCGAATGAACCAGGGGTTGATCCCGTCGCTTAGGGACTATCAGCGTCAATTCGGCCTTACCCGGGAGCACCTTGAGCGCGCCGATCGGGAGATTGTCGTGCTTCATCCGGGGCCGATGAATCGGGGCGTTGAAATAGACTCGGACGTCGCCGACGGTCCCTTTTCGGTGATCCTCGAGCAGGTTACTCATGGCGTCGCGGTTCGCATGGCGGTGCTCTTCATGATCCTTGGACATGAACGCGAAGAAGGAAGGGGTTAG
- the rpmE gene encoding 50S ribosomal protein L31, with translation MKPDIHPAYNLATVTCACGNTFQTRTAVGDVKIEICSNCHPFFTGKQKLVDTAGRVDKYYRKYKIERQG, from the coding sequence GTGAAACCCGACATCCATCCCGCTTACAATCTGGCCACCGTGACTTGTGCTTGCGGGAACACCTTTCAGACCCGGACGGCAGTCGGAGACGTCAAAATCGAAATCTGCTCCAACTGCCACCCCTTCTTCACTGGTAAGCAGAAACTGGTCGATACCGCTGGCCGTGTCGATAAGTACTATCGCAAGTATAAGATCGAACGGCAGGGGTAG
- the pyrR gene encoding bifunctional pyr operon transcriptional regulator/uracil phosphoribosyltransferase PyrR, producing the protein MPERIKACLIDAAGLERTLARLAAEIIERNRGAARIALVGIRTRGAPLAYRLARLIGIIEGTGDLPVGILDITLYRDDFLISNRTPMVRATDIPFDIQDQAVVLVDDVLFTGRTARAAIDAILDYGRPDRIQLAVLIDRGGREMPIQGDFVGKKVVTSPGEEVRVHLTEVDDIDEVVIVETEHA; encoded by the coding sequence TTGCCGGAACGAATTAAAGCCTGTCTCATCGACGCCGCCGGATTGGAGAGGACGCTGGCCCGGCTGGCAGCCGAGATCATCGAACGAAACCGCGGTGCCGCACGTATTGCTCTGGTCGGCATACGAACCCGGGGCGCACCGCTCGCCTACCGCCTGGCCCGCCTCATCGGCATTATCGAAGGCACCGGCGACCTGCCGGTCGGTATCCTCGACATCACCCTCTATCGCGACGACTTTCTCATTTCGAACCGAACCCCTATGGTGCGCGCGACAGACATCCCGTTCGACATCCAGGACCAGGCGGTGGTGCTGGTGGACGATGTTCTCTTCACCGGTCGGACCGCGCGGGCGGCAATCGACGCCATCCTGGACTATGGCCGCCCCGACCGGATACAACTCGCCGTCCTGATCGACCGTGGTGGACGCGAGATGCCGATCCAGGGCGACTTCGTGGGCAAGAAGGTCGTAACTTCGCCCGGTGAAGAAGTGCGCGTTCACTTGACGGAAGTCGATGACATCGATGAAGTCGTCATTGTCGAGACTGAGCATGCCTGA